GTACGCATCTGAGTACGGTTTACAAATACTGAAAAACTTTATAGGAGGATGTTATGAATACAGGTCAGCTTATAGCTCACACAATTGAAGGAAACCCCCTGTCAATTGAGCAATCAGAATTTTTATTTGATTCTATCTTTGATGGCAAATTGTCAGATGTTGAACTTGCTGCTGTGCTTGCGGCAATGAAAGTACGCCGGGAAAAGCCACAGGAAATATGTGGTGCAATTAAATCAATGCGCAAATTTGCTCTGAGTCTTCCTATTACTGAAAATGTATTTGATACGTGTGGCACCGGTGGTGATCACTCACACTCATTCAATATTTCTAGCGCTGTTGCCATCATCCTCAACGCAATGGGATATTCAATTGCAAAACATGGTAACCGCTCAATGACTAGCAAAAGTGGTTCTGCTGATTTTTATGAGGCATTACATATACCGGTACACCTAACCGGGGAAGATGCAGAGCGTTATTTTGAGAAGCATAAATTTATATTCCTCTTTGCGCCAAACTACCACCCTGCCATGAAATACGCTGCGCCTGTACGAAAGAAACTGGGAGTTAGAACTATTTTCAATTATTTAGGTCCTCTCACCAATCCCCTTAAACCAAAACGGCAGATGATTGGCATATTCCACCCTTCATTCCTTGAAGTGTATTCCGAAGCAGCGTTGCCACTTGGATATGAACGGCTGGTGCTGTACTCTTCCACAAATGGAATGGATGAAGTATCACCATTGTACCCAACTGCAGTGATAGATATTCAAGACACAAACTCAAGGAGTTTTACTATTATTCCTGAAAAATTTATCAACACACACGAAGCGCATGCCATTCCAAAGGATTTAACTCCACAGGAAAATGCTTCTCTTTTTGTTGAAACAATAACTGCCAAAAGCCCTACCCCACTTAGCAAGCTGCTTGCACTCAACACTGCTCTTGCCCTGTATGTACTGGATTATTCAGCATCAATTGAAAAAAACTTTAACACTGCTATTGAAGTAATTCACAGCGGCTGCGTAGCACACACTCTATCAAAACTTCAGGAGGTCTGATGGTCAATGTTTAGTCTTGAAAAGGTAAAGCAACAAAAATTACACGAGCGTCATACAATTGCACAAAAATTAAATGTATTTAATGAAAGAAAGCGTCCGGTGTTTTCATTTGTATGCGATAGCTCCGTAAATATCATCGCCGAGATTAAAAAGGCATCACCTTCTAGCGGAATAATCAAAGATGTTGATGCTGGCATGCAGGCTATGCTGTATAGTAATGCAGGTGCAAAAGCGATAAGTGTTTTAACCGACACAATGTACTTTGGCGGAAGCTTTGATGACCTACACCAGGCTGCATCAGCCACAACATTGCCTGTGTTATGCAAAGAATTTGTGTGCTTTAAGGAACAGATTGACGTTGCGTACAATGCTGGTGCAGATATAATATTGCTTATTACCGCAATGCTTTCCTCAAATGAATTACAGTATCTTTACGAATACACATGCTCAAAAGGATTGCTACCACTGGTTGAAGTGCACACCACATCTGAACTTGAATGTGTGCTACCGTTGAATCCACAATATGTAATGGTTAACGTACGCAACCTTGCCACACTGTCGCTTGAATATGATACTGCAATTGAAACGTTACGTAACATTCCCATTGGTATTAACAAAATCTGTGCAAGCGGCATCAACACTCCCAACATGCTGCAACACATTAACAAGCTAACAGGTACAAGAATATTTCTTGTGGGCACATCATTGATGAAATCTGAAAATCCCATGAAAATGCTTGAGGAGTTGCGTAATGTTTGTTAAATTTTGTGGATTTACCCGACCTGAAGATGTTGATGCTGCATGCAGTTTAGGTGTGAGTGCC
Above is a window of Spirochaetota bacterium DNA encoding:
- a CDS encoding indole-3-glycerol-phosphate synthase, with the protein product MFSLEKVKQQKLHERHTIAQKLNVFNERKRPVFSFVCDSSVNIIAEIKKASPSSGIIKDVDAGMQAMLYSNAGAKAISVLTDTMYFGGSFDDLHQAASATTLPVLCKEFVCFKEQIDVAYNAGADIILLITAMLSSNELQYLYEYTCSKGLLPLVEVHTTSELECVLPLNPQYVMVNVRNLATLSLEYDTAIETLRNIPIGINKICASGINTPNMLQHINKLTGTRIFLVGTSLMKSENPMKMLEELRNVC
- the trpD gene encoding anthranilate phosphoribosyltransferase codes for the protein MNTGQLIAHTIEGNPLSIEQSEFLFDSIFDGKLSDVELAAVLAAMKVRREKPQEICGAIKSMRKFALSLPITENVFDTCGTGGDHSHSFNISSAVAIILNAMGYSIAKHGNRSMTSKSGSADFYEALHIPVHLTGEDAERYFEKHKFIFLFAPNYHPAMKYAAPVRKKLGVRTIFNYLGPLTNPLKPKRQMIGIFHPSFLEVYSEAALPLGYERLVLYSSTNGMDEVSPLYPTAVIDIQDTNSRSFTIIPEKFINTHEAHAIPKDLTPQENASLFVETITAKSPTPLSKLLALNTALALYVLDYSASIEKNFNTAIEVIHSGCVAHTLSKLQEV